From Dendropsophus ebraccatus isolate aDenEbr1 chromosome 2, aDenEbr1.pat, whole genome shotgun sequence, a single genomic window includes:
- the GASK1A gene encoding Golgi-associated kinase 1A: protein MALKLWLRMRLKRRPFVGFCLLFIFSLVLINSFPALPTDRNGVTDHKPMQHRKVERHKRLWANTTDSSPGIIQSADHKSWESGLESYRVDVQSFLNSSRSCKEKSDLGQFSKKEGWKNNPYETKEKKSAGKIHLLAASNATGHKPKNHILVAHINKVIQNYSGQVEILAGKDHQNQEKNDIVLPKPILVKNNKLENSKARIQTLLKNYSIAELQHQKTDEHVFPLGSFSALPGAHTARNGERARKSLSNKRAHFQGSSVNYKNRLISDCIQFQSEKSKPRHLKGDRLTETPPPWFTADDLRKMKLLSEGEIIAKSRIPAHGQVLKVGLCLSHMDGTCHHKNHCKQGLCGLIKRPSDLYEVLAFHLDRVLGLNRSLPAVARLFTNNLLPYKYTNGAPRPIVWWAPDIKHLNDTNNDQNSHVVGWLEYQRMLKHRCGMEDSLTSIDTAPCVGIKHTEWSKLALFDFLLQVQDRLDRYCCGFNPEPTESCVEELLHDKCRNQHELVLVHILIRHSDPSHLVYIDNAGRPNHPDDNLNFRLLQGIDGFPESAVKVLRSGCLQTMLLKSLEMDDIFWNSQGGLHGVKKLVETIDTRGQILLNYIEKHSIPLISHL, encoded by the exons GCCCTGAAGTTATGGCTGAGGATGCGCTTGAAGAGAAGACCATTTGTTGGCTTCTGCCTTTTGTTCATCTTCTCTCTGGTGCTAATAAACAGTTTCCCTGCGTTGCCCACTGACAGAAATGGAGTTACGGACCATAAACCTATGCAACACAGAAAAGTAGAACGACACAAGAGACTATGGGCCAACACTACAGACTCCAGTCCTGGCATAATCCAAAGTGCCGACCACAAAAGCTGGGAGTCTGGTCTGGAGAGTTACAGGGTAGATGTGCAATCATTTCTGAACTCCAGCCGCAGCTGTAAGGAAAAAAGTGATTTAGGTCAGTTCAGCAAGAAGGAAGGATGGAAAAATAATCCTTATGAAACCAAAGAGAAGAAGTCTGCGGGCAAAATACATTTACTTGCTGCAAGCAATGCCACAGGACATAAACCAAAGAACCATATATTGGTAGCCCATATaaacaaagttatacagaattattCAGGTCAAGTAGAAATCCTTGCAGGCAAGGATCATCAGAATCAGGAAAAAAATGACATCGTTCTCCCCAAACCTATTTTAGTTAAAAACAATAAATTGGAAAATTCCAAAGCTCGAATCCAAACCCTGCTGAAAAACTATTCAatagcagaactacaacaccaGAAAACAGATGAACATGTGTTTCCATTAGGTAGCTTTTCAGCTTTGCCTGGAGCACATACTGCAAGGAATGGGGAAAGAGCCAGGAAGAGCTTGAGTAATAAAAGGGCTCATTTCCAGGGTTCTTCTGTAAACTATAAAAATCGTTTAATCTCAGACTGCATACAATTCCAGTCTGAAAAATCGAAGCCACGTCATCTTAAGGGAGATAGATTGACTGAAACCCCTCCTCCTTGGTTTACAGCAGATGATTTGCGAAAAATGAAGTTGCTCTCTGAGGGGGAAATTATAGCAAAATCAAGAATCCCTGCCCATGGACAGGTTCTTAAAGTTGGTCTTTGCCTCAGCCATATGGATGGAACATGTCATCATAAGAATCACTGCAAACAAGGCTTATGTGGATTAATTAAAAGACCCAGTGATTTATATGAAGTTCTAGCCTTCCATTTGGATAGGGTCCTTGGGCTGAATCGCAGCCTTCCAGCGGTGGCCCGATTATTTACAAACAATTTATTACCATACAAATATACCAATGGCGCCCCAAGGCCAATAGTGTGGTGGGCACCTGACATCAAACATTTAAATGATACCAACAATGACCAGAATTCCCATGTCGTGGGCTGGCTAGAATATCAACGTATGTTAAAGCATAGGTGTGGCATGGAGGACTCCCTTACTTCCATTGATACAGCACCATGTGTTGGCATTAAGCATACAGAATGGTCTAAATTGGCTTTGTTTGATTTTCTTCTGCAG GTTCAGGATCGACTAGACAGATACTGTTGCGGTTTTAACCCTGAACCAACAGAGTCTTGTGTAGAGGAGCTGCTGCATGACAAGTGTCGCAACCAGCATGAACTTGTTTTAGTACATATTCTG attcGTCATAGTGACCCTTCTCACTTAGTTTACATTGATAATGCGGGGAGGCCTAATCATCCTGATGATAATCTGAACTTTAGGCTTTTGCAAGGGATTGATGG GTTTCCTGAATCTGCGGTAAAAGTTCTGAGGTCGGGATGTTTACAGACCATGCTGCTAAAGTCACTGGAGATGGACGATATATTTTGGAACAGCCAAGGAGGGTTACATGGAGTAAAGAAATTAGTTGAAACGATTGACACGAGAGGGCAGATACTTCTGAACTACATAGAAAAACACAGTATACCGCTTATTTCTCATCTATAA